A window of Thalassophryne amazonica chromosome 21, fThaAma1.1, whole genome shotgun sequence contains these coding sequences:
- the nkx2.4b gene encoding NK2 homeobox 4b, translated as MCRCVSPVRDKDSCAPRAARQLDFIQGTEPSLRAQQPEIREGPAGSQRRTQRAEGRIMSLSPKQSTPFSVSDILSPMEDSYRRFGAAEPAAGSVGPPLGAYRQPQVSQAGMQHHHHQQQQQHLLHHHHHHHHHHLSSSSSSSPSSSSATAAAALGPAGPYHVSHGVPQFSGGFCAGGDLPSYQETVRGGGPAAWYSNPEPRYPTISRLMGPSGGMNVPGMVNSLAGMDSAAKSVVTLHAAPRRKRRVLFSQAQVYELERRFKQQKYLSAPEREHLAGLIHLTPNQVKIWFQNHRYKLKRQAKDRAAQQQEGSANTRRSSSMSPVLPKNGNKDCRSNSSGSNQIGTRQSSSEETMGVNQQLNQRLSSAEELGDLSPSPPLALHGHINMTQTDAALIEYTNTVIGSNLLYGRTW; from the exons ATGTGCCGCTGCGTGAGTCCAGTCCGGGATAAGGACAGCTGTGCTCCACGTGCAGCCCGGCAGCTGGACTTCATCCAGGGAACAGAACCGAGCCTCCGCGCGCAACAGCCGGAGATCAGGGAAGGGCCAGCAGGCAGCCAGCGGCGGACACAGCGGGCAGAGGGCCGCATCATGTCCCTGAGCCCAAAGCAGTCCACCCCCTTCTCAGTCAGCGATATCTTGAGCCCGATGGAGGACAGCTACCGCAGGTTCGGAGCCGCGGAGCCCGCGGCGGGCAGCGTGGGGCCCCCGCTGGGCGCGTACCGCCAGCCGCAGGTGTCCCAGGCCGGGatgcagcatcatcatcatcagcagcagcagcagcacctgctccatcaccaccatcaccatcaccaccaccacctgtCCTCTTCCTCCTCATCATCACCTTCCTCATCCTCAGCCACAGCAGCCGCCGCTCTGGGGCCCGCGGGCCCCTACCACGTCTCCCACGGGGTGCCGCAGTTCTCCGGGGGGTTCTGCGCCGGCGGGGACCTGCCGTCCTACCAGGAGACCGTGCGGGGCGGAGGACCGGCGGCCTGGTACAGCAACCCCGAACCCAGATACCCGACCA TTTCCAGACTGATGGGCCCCTCCGGCGGGATGAACGTGCCCGGGATGGTGAACTCTCTGGCAGGGATGGATTCCGCCGCCAAGTCGGTGGTGACGCTGCACGCGGCGCCGCGCCGGAAGCGCAGAGTTCTCTTCTCGCAGGCGCAGGTCTACGAGCTGGAGCGGCGCTTCAAGCAGCAGAAGTACCTGTCGGCGCCGGAGCGCGAGCACCTGGCCGGCCTGATCCACCTCACTCCGAACCAGGTCAAGATCTGGTTCCAGAACCACCGCTACAAGCTGAAGCGGCAGGCTAAAGACAGGGCCGCGCAGCAGCAGGAGGGCAGCGCAAACACGCGCCGGTCCTCCTCCATGTCCCCGGTTCTGCCCAAAAACGGCAATAAGGACTGTCGGAGCAACTCCAGCGGGTCCAACCAGATTGGCACACGGCAGAGCAGCTCGGAGGAGACCATGGGGGTGAACCAGCAGCTGAACCAGCGGTTGTCCTCCGCGGAGGAGCTGGGCGATTTGTCTCCCAGTCCGCCGTTGGCACTGCACGGTCACATCAACATGACGCAGACGGACGCCGCGCTCATCGAGTACACAAACACCGTGATCGGATCCAATTTGCTCTATGGAAGGACTTGGTAG